The following coding sequences lie in one Macrobrachium nipponense isolate FS-2020 chromosome 45, ASM1510439v2, whole genome shotgun sequence genomic window:
- the LOC135214281 gene encoding piRNA biogenesis protein EXD1-like, with amino-acid sequence MEFLAETEQSVMTIEQILELGDNSLGMKVIVNTKYNALMGVISCVLTARRLLTIEKLSDPKTGKKSMGMRHFHFSEITSVVVIGVNKKFREVLMKDIYQEDKRGKQLLMKKLVPPHLAERKEECEIDEDLLLGRVGHSPVDQNGRQNDAKLSPPPPPPPKIQRPEKWIIIDSLGDAFKKAIDVIHSEKDVSVAVEGKGIGRSGTLAWLSIATSSIIFLFDMVKIGPSKAFEAGLREVLADGSLLKILHDCRPVEDMLHHQFQINLNNVFDTQAAEVYLYMINHKESAPVFASGLPSLLVHYLNLPQHHIFFSRVREECLDDDESIWFERPLPNPLCEGLARCVMYLRELRLILMKFMMVDLVQITNLYLGALRDKDSATVGTVELHVVPTEVQRLRRHRLNNCISVHDPYISCSKDTFTILPRRKSK; translated from the exons ATGGAGTTTCTAGCTGAGACAGAGCAGTCGGTTATGACAATTGAACAGATTTTG gaATTAGGCGACAACAGTCTGGGCATGAAGGTAATTGTGAATACAAAGTACAATGCTTTGATGGGGGTAATCAGTTGCGTGCTTACAGCCAGGCGGCTCTTAACAATAGAAAAG ttATCCGACCCTAAAACTGGAAAGAAATCAATGGGCATGCggcattttcatttttctgagaTTACGAGCGTGGTCGTCATTGGAGTTAACAAGAAGTTCCGTGAAGTGCTCAtgaag GATATATATCAGGAAGATAAAAGAGGAAAGCAGCTGTTGATGAAGAAGTTGGTTCCTCCCCATCTTGCTGAGCGGAAAGAGGAGTGTGAGATAGATGAAGATCTATTGCTTGGCCGTGTTGGACACAGTCCTGTGGACCAAAATGGAAGGCAGAATGACGCAAAGCTATcaccacctccccctcctccaccgaAGATACAGCGGCCAGAGAAATGGATCATCATCGATTCCTTAGGCGATGCCTTCAAGAAAGCA ATTGATGTCATTCATTCAGAAAAAGATGTATCTGTAGCAGTTGAAGGGAAGGGCATTGGGCGGTCAGGAACATTAGCTTGGCTAAGCATTGCAACGTCGAGCATCATATTTCTTTTTGACATGGTGAAAATAGGACCATCCAAAGCTTTTGAGGCTGGGCTCAGAGAAGTGCTCGCTGACGGAAGTCTCTTGAAGATCTTGCACGATTGCCGACCTGTTGAAGACATGCTGCACCATCAGTTTCAAATCAACCTCAATAATGTCTTTGATACTCAG GCTGCGGAAGTGTACCTTTACATGATAAATCACAAGGAAAGTGCCCCGGTGTTTGCCTCGGGGTTACCAAGTCTTCTAGTTCATTACTTGAACCTCCCCCAGCACCACATCTTTTTCTCCCGTGTTCGGGAAGAGTGTTTAGAC GATGACGAATCAATTTGGTTTGAACGCCCCCTCCCGAATCCCTTGTGCGAAGGTCTGGCCCGCTGTGTGATGTACCTGCGCGAACTACGTTTAATCCTCATGAAATTTATGATGGTCGACCTGGTTCAAATTACAAACTTGTACTTAGGAGCGTTGCGAGACAAGGACTCTGCAACGGTCGGCACCGTTGAGCTACATGTCGTTCCTACTGAGGTGCAGAGGCTCCGTCGCCACCGTCTCAACAACTGCATTAGTGTCCACGACCCATACATCTCGTGTTCTAAGGACACTTTCACGATACTCCCGAGAAGAAAGAGTAAGTAG